One window of Amaranthus tricolor cultivar Red isolate AtriRed21 chromosome 11, ASM2621246v1, whole genome shotgun sequence genomic DNA carries:
- the LOC130826678 gene encoding uncharacterized protein LOC130826678, translated as MLARNLTAAFFEQLRTVMNNNNNPPQQQVLEEMAEQIKNLRERIEPHQELSKSHESQEGNSRMSHSSRRNKKRRERSRTHTSLNRSESQNGESKTASRDARTYLENKKQRAFESVQSLVDKRREERKKAQLTGSSHPTSPVIMPRNETGKSSLPEDLMPIISPLAPEILNTPNQGKIKIPNMAAFDGTSCPEEHLMAYKNLMSLYTTNPALWCKFFPTTLTGVALTWYTSLPGRSIHTFAQLESKFLGHFVASRRQEKSNFHLLSITQLEGESISSYLRKFHEAVLERRKSEKKDPISNRSSRSVEEHPSRRDKNYMSHRPEPPSDMGPPRSRHVYAVEGESRTRNLLDGGNDPRFNWNRKDIFFAVRDELPTPPPITTPSDRRNYNLWFINRKDYGTRGDAERRPWNQKRNEARRESSNTQGTINMIFSGYTEEYPTIRAAKGSVHTLFKGPPKTTSSGSIMRFDATTSQPLQQPHTDPLVVTIKIGQMMVRRVLVDTGSTADLITMECLRKMKFEEKHLQPLDKPLIGFGGNQVIPMGTIILPVRVGERSGSRTMPIRFTIKAAIFPHQLLLQFERDDGQVGILKGDQSWCKNSKYGRIPIFPYDRRHGPLCPFRVMEEQGV; from the exons atgctagcacgaaacctcactgccgctTTTTTCGAACAACTCCGCACTGTcatgaataataacaataaccccCCTCAACAGCAAGTATTGGAAGAAATGGCGGAGCAGATAAAAAATCTGCGAGAGAGAATCGAACCCCACCAGGAGCTATCAAAATCCCATGAATCTCAGGAGGGGAACTCAAGGATGTCACAttccagtagacgcaataagaAGAGGAGGGAAAGATCGAGGACACATACAAGCCTCAACAGAAGCGAATCCCAAAACGGGGAATCCAAAACCGCCTCTCGAGATGCCCGTACTTACCTTGAAAACAAGAAGCAGAGGGCGTTCGAAAGTGTTCAATCATTGGTGGACAAgaggagggaagaaaggaagaaagcgCAACTCACGGGATCTAGCCATCCCACCAGCCCCGTCATAATGCCGCGGAATGAGACCGGCAAGAGTAGCCTCCCCGAAGATCTTATGCCAATAATCTCTCCGTTGGCTCcggagatactgaatactcccaaccAAGGAAAAATAAAGATCCCAAATatggcggccttcgatggaacATCCTGCCCCGAGGAACACTTGATGGCATACAAAAACTTGATGTCGCTGTACACCACCAACCCGGCATTGTGGTGcaaattcttcccaactactctcaCAGGAGTAGCCTTGACGTGGTACACCTCTCTTCCAGGGAGAAGTATCCACACCTTTGCCCAATTAGAGAGCAAATTCCTGGGTCACTTTGTGGCAtccagaaggcaggagaaatcaaacttccatttgCTTAGCATAACGCAACTGGAAGGGGAATCCATATCATCGTATCTGAGGAAATTCCATGAGGCAGTGCTGGAG AGGCGTAAATCAGAAAAGAAGGATCCAATATCCAATCGCTCCTCAAGGAGCGTAGAGGAACATCCATCTAGGAGGGATAAAAATTACATGTCGCATCGTCCAGAGCCTCCATCAGACATGGGACCTCCACGATCCCGGCACGTATATGCCgttgaaggggagtccaggACGCGGAATTTGCTTGATGGAGGTAATGACCCGAGGTTCAATTGGAACAGGAAGGACATTTTCTTCGCTGTTCGGGATgagttgccaactccacctcctatTACCACTCCCTCCGATCGACGCAActacaatctgtg GTTCATCAATCGAAAGGACTATGGCACGAGAGGCGACGCGGAAAGAAGGCCTTGGAACCAGAAAAGAAACGAGGCTAGGCGTgaaagttccaacacacaaGGAACCATCAATATGATTTTCAGCGGCTACACCGAGGAATATCCCACAATCCGCGCTGCGAAAGGCAGCGTCCATACTCTGTTCAAAGGACCCCCAAAAACCACCTCAAGTGGGTCGATCATGAGATTTGATGCCACTACTTCCCAACCGTTGCAACAACCACACACTGATCCTTTAGTGGTTACCATCAAGATTGGGCAAATGATGGTGAGGCGAGTATTGGTGGATACCGGAAGCACAGCCGATCTTATAACGATGGAATgcctaagaaaaatgaaattcgaAGAAAAGCACCTGCAACCCCTTGATAAACCTTTGATTGGGTTTGGAGGAAACCAGGTCATTCCAATGGGAACAATCATACTCCCTGTGCGAGTAGGGGAAAGAAGCGGAAGCAGAACTatgcccatacgattcacg ATCAAAGCAGCAATCTTTcctcatcaactcttgctgCAATTCGAGCGGGATGATGGACAAGTTGGCATCCTCAAGGGAGACCAG